A DNA window from Balneolaceae bacterium contains the following coding sequences:
- the alaS gene encoding alanine--tRNA ligase, producing MSFKSSEQIRREFFDFFREKGHLLVPGAPVVPKDDPTLLFTNAGMNQFKPIFLGREPGYREDGEVWKRAVDTQRCIRVSGKHNDLEEVGHDTYHHTLFEMLGNWSFGDYFKKEAIAWAWELLVDRWGLAPDRLYATVFEGDASDGLPVDQESIDLWKSETGIPEEQILLFDKKDNFWEMGDTGPCGPCSEVHIDLRPDDERAKKPGAELVNRDDPRVMEIWNLVFIQFNRTSGGELEKLPAQHVDTGMGFERICAVLQEKRSNYDTDLFEPLLEAIGELAGVSYGGKEETDIAMRVIADHIRAVAFSIADGASPGNEGRGFVVRRILRRAIRYGWDKLDLKEPFFHKLVPVLAEQFEEVFPVLAQQEDYVANVIRSEEQGFLKTLGQGIELFEEVAEDSERISGADAFKLHDTFGFPIDLTQLMARERGMEVDTEGFRERMEAQRERARAAGSFQADADAGEAWVSVHEGEDFSFEGYDTLRTASRIRAVRGGERKAVLLDRSPFYAESGGQVADTGVLTNGDVHLRVTDVQKSPRGFVHYVDRLPEDPGGEWEAIVDAERRREIRKHHSATHLVHAALRRVLGDHVAQKGSLVDEEHLRFDFSHYEQVSREELRQIESIVNEKIQANIPRGEEREVPIEEARERGAMMLFGEKYGERVRVITFDPDYSVELCGGTHVKATGEIGYFRLSDESSAAAGIRRIEAVAGRSADRLLRGEQEQLEGIRRELGQTDDPVRDVHRLLEERKELQKEVERLRMQQAGSRLERLMEQSEELPAGLRLTRGEIEGADMDLLKQLGYEALEKRPDKSVTLLGSRDPQEGKVYLMAAVTKDLAADGLKAGSLVGELGKRLGGGGGGQPTLATAGGRHPEKLPQVLQEAEQLIREQLQT from the coding sequence ATGAGTTTCAAGAGTTCCGAACAGATACGCCGGGAATTTTTCGATTTTTTCAGGGAGAAGGGGCATCTGCTCGTTCCCGGCGCACCAGTGGTGCCCAAGGACGATCCCACCCTTCTTTTCACCAACGCCGGCATGAATCAGTTCAAGCCCATTTTCCTGGGCCGGGAGCCGGGCTACCGGGAGGACGGCGAGGTCTGGAAGCGGGCGGTTGACACCCAGCGCTGCATCCGCGTCAGCGGCAAGCACAACGACCTGGAGGAGGTGGGCCACGACACCTACCACCACACCCTCTTTGAGATGCTGGGCAACTGGTCCTTCGGCGACTACTTCAAAAAGGAGGCCATCGCCTGGGCCTGGGAGCTGCTGGTGGATCGATGGGGACTGGCCCCGGACCGCCTCTACGCCACGGTTTTTGAAGGGGACGCCTCCGACGGCCTGCCGGTGGACCAGGAGTCCATTGATCTCTGGAAGTCCGAAACGGGCATACCGGAGGAGCAGATTCTGCTGTTCGACAAAAAGGATAATTTCTGGGAGATGGGCGATACGGGTCCCTGCGGACCCTGCTCGGAGGTGCACATCGACCTGCGTCCCGACGACGAGCGGGCGAAGAAGCCCGGCGCCGAGCTGGTGAACCGCGACGACCCGCGGGTGATGGAGATCTGGAACCTGGTTTTCATCCAATTCAACCGCACCTCCGGCGGCGAGCTGGAGAAGCTCCCCGCGCAGCACGTGGATACGGGCATGGGTTTCGAGCGCATCTGCGCCGTGCTGCAGGAGAAGCGCTCCAACTACGACACCGACCTGTTCGAACCCCTGCTGGAGGCCATCGGCGAGCTGGCCGGTGTGAGCTACGGCGGGAAGGAGGAGACCGACATCGCCATGCGCGTGATCGCCGACCACATCCGCGCGGTGGCCTTCTCCATTGCCGACGGCGCCTCCCCTGGCAACGAGGGCCGCGGCTTTGTGGTGCGCCGCATCCTGCGTCGGGCCATCCGCTACGGCTGGGACAAGCTCGATCTCAAGGAGCCCTTTTTCCACAAGCTGGTGCCCGTGCTGGCGGAGCAGTTCGAGGAGGTTTTCCCCGTGCTGGCGCAGCAGGAGGATTACGTGGCCAACGTCATCCGCTCGGAGGAGCAGGGCTTTCTGAAAACCCTGGGGCAGGGCATCGAGCTCTTCGAGGAGGTGGCCGAGGATTCCGAACGCATATCGGGCGCCGACGCCTTCAAGCTGCACGACACCTTCGGTTTTCCCATCGACCTGACCCAGCTCATGGCACGCGAGCGGGGGATGGAGGTGGACACGGAGGGCTTCCGCGAGCGCATGGAGGCCCAGCGCGAGCGGGCCCGCGCGGCCGGCTCCTTCCAGGCCGATGCCGACGCCGGCGAGGCGTGGGTGAGCGTGCACGAGGGCGAGGATTTTTCCTTCGAGGGCTACGACACTCTGCGGACCGCCAGCCGCATCCGCGCGGTTAGGGGCGGAGAGCGCAAGGCCGTGCTGCTGGACCGCTCCCCCTTCTACGCCGAGAGCGGGGGACAGGTGGCCGACACCGGCGTGCTGACCAATGGTGATGTGCACCTGCGGGTGACCGACGTGCAGAAATCACCCCGCGGCTTCGTGCACTACGTGGACCGCCTTCCGGAAGATCCCGGGGGGGAGTGGGAGGCCATCGTGGACGCCGAGCGGCGCCGTGAAATCCGCAAGCACCACAGCGCCACCCACCTGGTGCACGCCGCCCTGCGCAGGGTGCTGGGAGATCATGTAGCCCAGAAAGGTTCGCTGGTGGACGAGGAGCACCTGCGATTCGACTTTTCTCACTACGAGCAGGTCTCCCGCGAGGAGCTCCGGCAGATCGAGTCTATCGTCAACGAAAAAATACAGGCGAACATCCCCCGCGGGGAGGAGCGCGAAGTTCCCATCGAGGAGGCCCGCGAGCGCGGCGCCATGATGCTTTTCGGCGAGAAGTACGGCGAACGCGTACGGGTGATTACCTTCGATCCGGACTACTCCGTGGAGCTCTGCGGGGGCACGCACGTGAAGGCCACCGGGGAGATCGGCTATTTCCGCCTCTCCGACGAGTCTTCCGCGGCCGCCGGCATACGCCGCATCGAGGCGGTGGCCGGACGCAGCGCCGACCGGCTGCTGCGCGGCGAGCAGGAGCAGCTGGAGGGCATACGCAGGGAGCTGGGACAGACCGACGACCCGGTACGGGACGTGCATCGTCTCCTGGAGGAGCGCAAAGAACTCCAGAAGGAGGTGGAACGACTGCGCATGCAGCAGGCCGGCTCCCGGCTGGAACGGCTCATGGAGCAGTCCGAGGAGCTGCCCGCAGGGCTGCGGCTGACCCGCGGCGAGATTGAGGGGGCCGACATGGACCTGCTCAAGCAGCTGGGCTACGAGGCTCTTGAAAAGCGTCCCGATAAATCCGTCACCCTGCTGGGATCGCGCGACCCGCAGGAGGGCAAGGTCTACCTGATGGCCGCGGTGACCAAAGATCTGGCCGCCGACGGCCTGAAGGCCGGTTCGCTGGTGGGCGAGCTCGGCAAGCGCCTGGGCGGCGGGGGAGGAGGGCAGCCCACCCTGGCCACGGCCGGCGGGCGCCATCCTGAAAAGCTGCCGCAGGTGCTCCAGGAAGCCGAGCAACTCATCCGCGAGCAACTTCAGACTTAA
- a CDS encoding DUF502 domain-containing protein gives MKTLANYFFRGLLVLFPAFATVYLLVAGVRWADGLLSNLLAESFGVVVPGLGLVIVLGGVTLMGFLFSRAFVRPILSFLERLITRVPLVSIVYSSLKELTEAFVGDKKKFNKPVLVRFPGSGVHRVGFLTRESLDDFELEGHVAVYCPHSYNFSGNLYLVPSDCVSRLEINASDAMRYAVSAGATELG, from the coding sequence ATGAAAACCCTCGCCAACTATTTCTTCCGCGGTCTCCTGGTACTTTTTCCCGCCTTTGCCACCGTCTACCTGCTGGTTGCAGGCGTACGCTGGGCCGACGGCCTGCTCAGCAACCTGCTGGCGGAGTCGTTCGGGGTGGTGGTGCCCGGACTGGGCCTGGTGATCGTGCTGGGAGGCGTCACCCTCATGGGATTTCTCTTCTCGCGCGCCTTCGTGCGTCCCATACTCTCCTTCCTGGAGCGCCTGATCACCCGCGTGCCCCTGGTCAGCATCGTCTACTCCTCCCTCAAGGAGCTGACGGAGGCCTTTGTGGGCGACAAGAAAAAATTCAACAAGCCGGTCCTGGTTCGATTCCCCGGCAGCGGCGTACACAGGGTGGGCTTCCTGACGAGGGAGTCACTGGACGATTTCGAGCTGGAAGGTCATGTGGCGGTCTACTGCCCGCACTCCTACAACTTTTCGGGCAACCTCTACCTGGTGCCGTCAGACTGCGTGAGCCGGCTGGAGATCAACGCCAGCGATGCCATGCGCTACGCGGTTTCCGCAGGCGCCACGGAGCTGGGCTAG